The DNA region TTCCGTGGAGCTGGCCCAGGAGACCCTGAGGCGGACGGCGGGCCCCTGGCGGGTGGGCCAGCGGGTGAACCTGGAGCGGGCCCTGAGGGTGGGGGACCGGCTGGGGGGGCACTTCGTCACCGGGCACGTGGACGGGGTGGCCCAGGTGGTCTCCGTCCGGCGGGAGCCGGGGGCCTGGGACGTCTGGCTGGAGGCTCCACCCTCCTTGGCCCGCTACATCGCCCCCAAGGGCTCGGTGGCCCTGGACGGGGTCTCCCTTACCGTGGCCGGGGTGGAGGGGAACCGCTTCTTCGTCACCCTCATCCCCCACACCCTCGAGGCCACCACCTTGGGCGGGCTCGAGGAGGGTCAGGGGGTGAACCTGGAGGTGGACCTCATCGCCCGGTATTTGGAGCGGCTGATGGGAGGGCAGGAGGAACGGTATGGCTGAGCTTGCAGGGACAGAGGAGCTGATACAGGAACTCAGGGCGGGCCGCCCGGTGATCCTGGTGGACGACGAGGACCGGGAGAACGAGGGCGACCTGATCATGGCGGCGGAGCACGTGACCCCGGAGTGGGTCAACTTCATGCTGAAGGAGGGCCGGG from Thermus filiformis includes:
- a CDS encoding riboflavin synthase, translating into MFTGLVEETGVILKREEGSLLRLKVGAKRVLEGTRVGDSLAVNGACLTVVELDKEGFSVELAQETLRRTAGPWRVGQRVNLERALRVGDRLGGHFVTGHVDGVAQVVSVRREPGAWDVWLEAPPSLARYIAPKGSVALDGVSLTVAGVEGNRFFVTLIPHTLEATTLGGLEEGQGVNLEVDLIARYLERLMGGQEERYG